From one Lycium ferocissimum isolate CSIRO_LF1 chromosome 7, AGI_CSIRO_Lferr_CH_V1, whole genome shotgun sequence genomic stretch:
- the LOC132062367 gene encoding extensin-2-like: MSAPNFNQSPLGWFSPQPSPWPSPTYNKSPSSPTSSPLSPTPNDFNSPPSPSRWAPSPYYSSWEPSSSYTTSSPQSAPVLTPSYPNQSPPSPIEWFSPRPSPEPSSTYDDKNAPTSPTTSPLSPSPYDNSSPPSPSGWAPSPSRAPYPNDKVSPQSSVVPVPAPSYSDKYSQQPSLSPLPNYYYKSPSPPYIYNSPPPPPYYKSPSPPYIYNSPPPPPYYYMSPPPPYIYTPTSLPIITPPPPYYYKSPPPPLHHHHPLLHTSTIWSLLSNEKNELSVDIK, from the coding sequence ATGTCTGCACCTAATTTTAACCAGTCACCTTTAGGGTGGTTCTCTCCTCAACCATCCCCATGGCCTTCTCCTACTTACAACAAGTCTCCAAGTTCACCAACTTCATCACCACTATCACCGACTCCAAATGATTTTAATTCTCCGCCCTCGCCTTCAAGATGGGCTCCATCCCCATATTACTCTTCATGGGAACCATCTTCTAGTTATACGACATCGTCTCCTCAATCAGCGCCTGTACTTACACCTTCTTACCCTAACCAATCCCCACCATCACCTATAGAATGGTTCTCTCCTCGACCTTCCCCAGAGCCTTCGTCCACTTACGACGACAAGAATGCTCCAACTTCACCAACTACATCGCCACTATCACCATCTCCATATGATAATAGTTCACCGCCCTCACCTTCAGGATGGGCTCCATCTCCATCACGAGCACCATATCCTAATGATAAAGTATCTCCTCAGTCATCGGTTGTACCTGTACCTGCACCTTCGTATTCTGATAAGTATTCACAACAACCTTCTCTATCACCACTTCCAAATTACTATTATAAATCACCATCTCCTCCATATATTTACAATTCTCCACCACCTCCTCCCTATTATAAATCACCATCTCctccatatatttacaactctCCACCACCTCCTCCCTATTATTACATGTCCCCACCACCACCATATATTTACACTCCCACCTCCCTCCCTATTATTACTCCTCCACCACCATACTACTATAAATCTCCACCTCCACCCCTCCATCACCATCACCCCCTC